The DNA window AGAGTAGTAGAGACTTTGGCGAGAAATACAACCTTGGAATCTAAAAGTTGAAGATGGTCTTACTGGAAGTTTGTATACAGATTGTAGACTTCCAGAGAGTTACCTTATTCTACATAATGATACAGTAGTTTATCCGCTTTATTGTATTATCCGTCTCTGTTATATACTTCTGCTAGAGATCACGGACTATTCTAATCTTGCAGAGATTCTTTAAACTTGTACAGCTCTCTAGATCGGAAAATGCCTTTCAAGGTTAGATATCTAAGCGCGCGGTAAGATCCATCCAAAGCCAATGCACATCACTTCCCAACAGCCTGGGTTATTGGAATTCCACATCCTAGTGCATACATGGTACAGAGGATGATTCCGGAATCTCGACAGCGGAATCTCGGTAGCGTCCCGCCAACGCCCGGCTGCTAGTGAAGGCCTAGTCCATGGCATTGACTATGCTGTGAGATCTACTGCACCGGCGATCATTAGGTTAGGCAGCCCCTTTGAAGCAGGTAGTATTCCGTTTTCTGCCCTATATCTTGGCCGAAAAGAAGACCCGAAAACAGGCAATAGTGTCCATAATAAGCCCTGAGCGAGGGTTGTTTTGACCACCATTGTTTCACATCCTAGCCGCTCGTATCCTATGCTGCTTGTGTTCTTAATAATTCCTTTTTGGTATCATATTCTTCATAGTCCTGCCTATGTTACGTTGCGAGAACGATGCAAAGCATTGCTGATATTGGCACCGCAAGCTAGCACTTGCAGAGTCTACATCCGAATTACCTGCGGTAATCATAACTACCACTACCATTATCGACGAGGATCCTGGCGCCCAATCAGGGGTATAACAACAAGTAATCTTATATTTGCCTTTTGATGCATTGTACATACTAGCTTGGCTCTCTATACGCCAAACATACATACCACTCAGGGCAAGGAAGCGGCATCTCCATTGTACTGAAAGGCTCGGATTGAGAGCTACAAGCACCCTTTTCGTAAGTCGTGTTATATAAGCTCGATTTCGTAAGAAGAGTTTTATTCTTAATTATTCAGTCTATATAGTTCGGGTCTGATCAAGTCTCACACTTTGTTACCTTTTATGTCTGCTGTATGGGGCACATGCAATCTATTGCTCCCAATCTTTGTCTACACTAACGACAACGGCCATTTTCACTTCAAAAAACCAACTCCATCTTTTGTATTAGTATTTTGTGTAAACAAGGACTTATTATTTCACTATGTTCAACCGAGATATCAATAAATATACTCGACTCATGGTAGTGTTACGATTACTCTAGCCAAAAAGGCCCGGGTGACAAATCCATGATCGAAAAAGCCATGAAGCCAAAAATGCTAACTACTTACAAACGCCCAAACCCGATAATTCTATTTTctgcttttcttgctttAGGGCTACTACTACTCTGCATCTATTTCATTAGCGGTTTTAGATGACTCGATGTTAGTCCCATAACCGTTTTGCACTCTCATGCACGGGCAGGCCGTCAATCATTCCAAAATTTGTAACCCACGCTGCAATCATttctaataaataatttaccGGATGTGACTTCAGCTTGGGTGGGAATTTTAGTTGGATCTATGCGTAGTTTGCTGCGAAGAACATGCACTGCTCGGCTTGATGTAAACTAATGTGGTTTATACGGAATGTAGAGAACCGCCTGACCGGCTTATATCTAAGATGAGCGGACAGCGATGCCGtgtatattatattttgCATAAACTGTGGGTTGCAATGAAACTCCACGTAAGTCATCAACTAACGTTCGTTCCATATAATTTGAGTTCATTAAACTCTAAACTCGAATGCAATGCCTCGCCAGGCATCCTAGAGTATCACTTATTCCCATATTAGTTGTTAGTGTTATAGTCTGATTCCGAATCCGAAAGTAATTCCACATCCCAGTCATTGCCCAAGGAAAGAACCTATCTATCCGAGTAACGTTGGTGAAATAGTCTTGACTATCACTTTTGGTGTTTCATCCGCCCCCGGAGCCCTTGCTGAAGCGACACCGTAAGCTGATGAGCAGCTATTTGTAGCAAGTAGCGTCAGGAGATTTGATGGGCAATTATTTAGGCCTGGAAACCGATAGGATGACGAGAAAGCGACAAATAACTCAATGGAGCCTGGAATAAGTTCGGCCCAAGCCATGTCTCGTCAGCAAAATGAACTACTCTGAAGACGTAAATAGAGGCTGCTGTCAAATTGCCTATAGAGGTTTAGCACGGCTGGCGTGGCCACGGAGTCACCAAACACCGGCTGTCGCTTGGGCTTAGCACGGCGCTGGACTTGCTTTATTTtccttattttatttcccAATTATTGACCCGTACGTACTGGTTATAATCGTCTTAGTATGGCGTGTCTTTTGTGCCTGCATTCTACTCGTACTTCTGTCCTTGTAAATGCAACTTTAAAGTTGACCCGATAGCAAGATATCCATCTTATCAACCAGTATTTGCCATCTCAGGAACCTTCGACTGTCCACTTTCTCTCAAATTTGCCTGGAATTTGAAAACACGCAACCGATATAGCTGGGCGGGTGCTGGTGTGATCTGGAAGATGGTTAATGAAGGCTGGCCCAATACTAAACAGAGCACACAGGATTTCCCCCCTGAGGAAAATGCCGATACggaagagggcaaaggcaaattCCGCTTTATCACTTTCCAAGATCCCAACACCGTAAAACTTAAATCAGTCCAGCGGGTCATTCGGAGCCATGGCGCTAAGAAGTCCTTGGAAgggcggaagaagaagctcacaGCAGCGACTGGGAATTTTCGCCATTTTAAAACTGATAGGTTTCAGCATACCTCGGCGAACAAGCAAAGCAATGACACCAAATCATCAGTCGACATCCAATCATTCGGCTCGACACAATCCCTTGCTATTAGCAATTCTACACGGCTACAGTCTCTCATAGGAAATAGTATGGTATGCGCCTCGTTTAGGAAATCTCAAAAGGCTAACAACACTTAGAAACCGCATCACAAGCTTTAGAGCCTGTGTGCAATTTCTCAGAAGCCACCGCCCACCAAAAATTTCACAAGATATTTCATGACGGCTTCAACGATGAGGCGCTCTCAAATGCTATTATGCTATCTCTGACATTCGCCGCAAATGAATATCATTTCTCACAAGAATGTGTCACCTTCAAGAACACAACAATTCGGCATATCAACCAGAAAATCGGATCCTCCCTTGATCCTCCCGCTGTTTCACAAATGATAGGAGCCATATTACTCTTAATAGGAGTAGAGGTTAGTATTTTTCTCAAACTGCTACTCTTTCATCGCTGAGACAGTATCTAGTGGCGACTTGGGAACAAACCTCGAGTGGAGATGCATTTGGCTGGTGTCTTGCAACTGCTAAGTTTCTGCGATTCCAAGCTCATCGACCTTCATGATGGCATCAAGCGGTAAATATTTGAGCCAAGCCCCCTTTGTGTGTTACTGGATCAGCATTCTAACCCATGCAGTGCAATATTCTGGCAAGATCTAAACGCGGCTTGGATTATAGGTTCCGAGCGCAGGTTCTCTCATGACATCTTCCCAGAGCTTCACTGGGGCCGCAATCCCTTTCTCTCATCTATGTACATGCTGCCAACGGGATTCGAGCCACTAAGGCATGTGTTTGGAAGCGACTTGGTCAAGGTTGTCGAAGATATCTATGCCTTGCAGCATTATCGCGAATCATCTATTGTAGACCTAGGTGACTCACCGTCTCTTCTCCACTTGGATAATTATCAGGCCTCGATAGAGTCTCGACTTTACTCTCATTTTTTAACGACAGGCGAGAGTAATGGAATATTGGCAGGCTGCATACTTGCACTATATCTCTGCACTTACATGCTGTTCTCAGAGGTATGGGCAGGTCACTTTATTCCATCACACATGTCTTCAAATCTACTACGTGTCTTACGGGATGCAAAGAAGAGTATTCTATGGGACACCAACAGAGATGCAATGCTATGGTGTACGATAGTGGGTGGCACATTCGCCCAGCAAGGCGTGACACGATCCGAGTACATACTTCTACTTCACCAATCCGGATATGGTACTCTCCCCTCAGCATGGAAAGAGACGGAAAGCTTTTTGGAACAGTTTCTGTGGTCTAAAAGAGTCTTCTACGGGCCCGGGAGAGCGTTCTGGGATGCATATTCACTAAATTGACATGCTGCTGCGGTTTCCGAACATGACCCTTTTCCCAATTCTCCGAGAAGTTACGGTTTATATTAATCCGAAGGagtgttgatgagaagatgattTCGATTTTCTTCCATCAAGTGGTTGATAACATCACGGGAGACTAATATTTCGTACTACCTATTTAGATACCCAGTACAATCGTCAATAATGAACTCAGATGAGAGAGGGCTACTGTATAGCTTCAAATCTCCTATTAATGGCCGTGAATAAAAACTTGAAGTATGACACCTCTAGTATAGTAAACAAGCTACCAGAAAGGGGTAAAGCCTCAAGATCATGATAAGAGCCTGGCGAGATCTTCGCTTGCGGAATTCCGAAGCAACGTTCCGCTACAGCCCAGTGGCCAGGAGTGCTGACCACACCCTCTGTAAGGAGTCGTGTTCCGTAAATAGTTTTCGGAATACATTTTGTCTTCGCATTTGAAGCCCGTTGTAGACATGGCCGCTCTGTTCAGTTATACCGAAAGCGATTGCATATTAGGCCAGATCTCCGTTCCAGgggtggagaagaagagctgggtGGATTCCGACTTCGTTTTCGCTGTGTCGCTTAAGcgacaaaaagcaaaaggggATAATTAACCTAGGCAGGCAATTTGTCGAACAGATATAGGTATATCGCCGCAGAAGGGTGGAGTAAATACGAAAGAAAATTTTGCTGCAAAGCCGTTCGCTCAAGTATCTAGCACAGTCTCCAGTGAAATTGATTCGTGCTCTTATTATCGAATAAGCCAGTAGGCAAGTTTGACGCAACAGTACAGCGCCAGTATCCGTATAAGTTGTATTCCTCGATACTAGCTCTTATCAATGCTACATCTACTGCCCGATAGTGTTTCCATGTCTAGATCTACAGGGAAAGATTTAGACATAATTACCTTAGTATTCTAACGGACGCTTAGCCCTGAAGACGCATCAAAACCTGTTGGTCCAAGTCGTATAAGATATAAGACATTGCGCGTATCAAGCGAACTACGCAAGCGAGCTAAGCTTAACGAGCTAAGCTGCAAAGGAGAAATAGCTCTGAAAGAGCTAACCAAGAAGGGAGAAATGATTGCCACGCTAAAATCCATTGCCAGACTGGTGGTCTATTTCGATGGTCCCCGAGCTATCGCTAGGAGCCGAATATGTGGGCAAAACGCTCTGGCGTCATTGTTGGGATATTAGGTGCGTATTATATCTATAGTTGTCAGCAATAATTCCACATGCATAATGTAAGCAGCAGTGAGATTTTCTATTAGTTTGTGTTTCTTGTTGTCGGCTGTTGAATTAGTCGAATACAACTGATCAGGATACTATGTGTGTATCTCTTCTCTAGAATTACGAAGCAACGCAACAATAGGCATCTATTTGCGCCATATTCACGTGAAGCATGTCattaagaagaagagtttCTCATTAG is part of the Trichoderma atroviride chromosome 1, complete sequence genome and encodes:
- a CDS encoding uncharacterized protein (EggNog:ENOG41~TransMembrane:1 (o363-384i)) encodes the protein MVNEGWPNTKQSTQDFPPEENADTEEGKGKFRFITFQDPNTVKLKSVQRVIRSHGAKKSLEGRKKKLTAATGNFRHFKTDRFQHTSANKQSNDTKSSVDIQSFGSTQSLAISNSTRLQSLIGNKTASQALEPVCNFSEATAHQKFHKIFHDGFNDEALSNAIMLSLTFAANEYHFSQECVTFKNTTIRHINQKIGSSLDPPAVSQMIGAILLLIGVEWRLGNKPRVEMHLAGVLQLLSFCDSKLIDLHDGIKRAIFWQDLNAAWIIGSERRFSHDIFPELHWGRNPFLSSMYMLPTGFEPLRHVFGSDLVKVVEDIYALQHYRESSIVDLGDSPSLLHLDNYQASIESRLYSHFLTTGESNGILAGCILALYLCTYMLFSEVWAGHFIPSHMSSNLLRVLRDAKKSILWDTNRDAMLWCTIVGGTFAQQGVTRSEYILLLHQSGYGTLPSAWKETESFLEQFLWSKRVFYGPGRAFWDAYSLN